In Nissabacter sp. SGAir0207, the genomic stretch TCGATGTGTTCCTGGATATCGACTGGCAGGGCGCCAAGCAGATCCGCGAAAAGATGCCCGCCTCGCGCAGCATCTTTATCCTGCCGCCGTCGAAGGATGAGCTGGACCGCCGTCTGCGCGGCCGCAACCAGGACAGCGAAGAGGTCATCGCCAAGCGCATGGCGCAAGCCGTGGCAGAGATGAACCACTACGCCGAGTACGACTACCTGATCGTGAATGATGACTTTGATCTGGCGCTGCTGGATTTAAAAACCATCATTCGTGCGGAACGTCTGCGTCTGGGCCGCCAAAAGCTCAAGTATGACGCTTTAATCACCAAATTATTGGCAG encodes the following:
- the gmk gene encoding guanylate kinase, with the protein product MAQGTLYIVSAPSGAGKSSLIQALLKTQPLYDTQVSISHTTRAKRPGENHGEHYYFVSEAEFCDMIEKEDFLEHAQVFGNYYGTSRAAIEKVLKTGVDVFLDIDWQGAKQIREKMPASRSIFILPPSKDELDRRLRGRNQDSEEVIAKRMAQAVAEMNHYAEYDYLIVNDDFDLALLDLKTIIRAERLRLGRQKLKYDALITKLLAD